ACGGCGGCTGGATCTTGTGGTCCAGTGGGAGCGGCCCCAGGGCGGAAGCTTGAAGCTCCGGATGGTGCTCTCCTGGAATCCATCGACGAAGCAGTTCATGGTCCTCGTCACCAACGTGGGCCGGAGAATCCTGACGGCCAAACAGACGTGCGACGTCTACCGGTTGCGCTGGCAGATCGAGCTCGTCTTCAAGGAGTGGAAGTCGTTCTCGAACCTCCACGAGTTCGCGAGCGCGAACGTTCACCTGGTGGAGGGGCTCATCTGGGCGAGTCTGTGCGCTGCGGCGCTGAAGCGGAGCCTCGCGCACGCGAGTCAGCGGGCCGGCCGAAACGTCGCGATCTCCACCCAGCGTGCCGCGAAGTGCGGTGTCCAGATCCTCGGCGACCTGACGCGCTGCATCCTGGACAAGTTCCACGATCTGCACTCAATCCTCGACGACGCTGTCGAGTTCCTGCTCAACAACGCCGCCCGCGCTCATCCGAAACGAGATCGCGTGTCGGGACGCATGCGCTTCGGGCTCGAATACGTCGGTGTCAGGGCTTAAGGACTACCCTATGAGAGGAAGTAAAGAGGCGCCTCCCCGTTCAGAAGGTAGTTGAGATTCTTGGTGGTGACTCTGACACGAATGCTCCCGTCATCGGTCGCTTGGGTGCCTGATCGGGCCTTTAGCTGACACCTGGCCCGGCAGTTTGTGGGATGTCCTTCATAGACGACTTCGAGACTGAAGTCGACGCCGAAATCATTAGCGCGATCATCACGGGGAATGAGTTGATCCGCAGGGAGACAAGCCTGAAGTGCCTGCCAGCTCTTACGCTCCAGGTCGCTAGATTCTGGCGATGAAGGTAAAGGGCCCAGTGAGCGTCGAGCGCGTTCGCCCTTCTCGTCGCTCACGGTGTTGGCCCCCTCCTCGTCGTCGTGACCGACAAGCCAATGTCGGCCAAGTCCTTCCGGTCGCGCACCGTCGCAAACAATGGGCGTCCCGCGTGACCATCCGAAGCGCCACGCGGTTCTTGGCCGTACATCAGTTCTTCTGTCTTGGCGAAGCGAGTGGAACCCAGAGCGCCGATCGAACCCTGCCCATTGCTGTCACGAGGGGAGTTGCCAGTCGGCCCTTGAGCAAGAAGGCGAGTCGTCATCTGGGCCCGTGTAGTGCCTCAGGGGCCTTCTCCTGCGTGCCCTGCTTCAGCAGCAGGTCAGTCAAGTCTAGAAAGTCGTCGGCTTCCAGTCGAAGCTCCGGACTGAGCCCATTGTTCTTAAAGAACGCGACGAAGACGTTTCGTCCCAACCGCCTGACCTCCTGGATGAGCGGAAC
This is a stretch of genomic DNA from Acidobacteriota bacterium. It encodes these proteins:
- a CDS encoding transposase, with protein sequence MKLRMVLSWNPSTKQFMVLVTNVGRRILTAKQTCDVYRLRWQIELVFKEWKSFSNLHEFASANVHLVEGLIWASLCAAALKRSLAHASQRAGRNVAISTQRAAKCGVQILGDLTRCILDKFHDLHSILDDAVEFLLNNAARAHPKRDRVSGRMRFGLEYVGVRA
- a CDS encoding DUF4365 domain-containing protein; the protein is MSDEKGERARRSLGPLPSSPESSDLERKSWQALQACLPADQLIPRDDRANDFGVDFSLEVVYEGHPTNCRARCQLKARSGTQATDDGSIRVRVTTKNLNYLLNGEAPLYFLS